The Myxococcales bacterium genomic interval CGTCACTCACGCCTCGGAGAGCACGGTGCCCACCGAGCCTGGTGTCTCGATCTCGCGGAACAGATCGGTGGGCGCGAGCCGCCCTACGACGTGGATGCGCCGCACGCCGGCCACGAGCGCGGAGAACGACTCCTCGAGCTTCACGATCATCCCCTTCGTGACCGTGCCGCCGCTGATGAGCGCGGCCTTCTCCGCCATCGTGATCCGCGGATCCGCGTCGGATCGTTCGACGTCGCCCAGGACTCCCGGCACGTCGCTCACGAGCACGAGCGCGGCCGCGTCGAGGAACACCGCCACGCGGTTCGCCACGATGTCGGCGTTGATGTTGAAGACCTGCCCCCGCCGGTCGCGCCGAGAGACGCGATGACCGGGCGGTAGCCGGCCGGACAGGAGCGGAGCGACGAGCTCCTCGCCGCATCCGGACCACGCGTCGCCCACGAGCCCGAAATCGATGGGCTCGGGCCCGCCGCCCGCGACGACCGCGGGGCGCTTCTGACCGCGCACGACGCACGCGCTCGCGCCGTGGAGCCCGATCGGCAGCGCCCCTGCGGCGACCAGCGCGGCGCACAGATCCACGTTGAGCTTGCCCGCCACGACCATCTTCATCACGTCGAGGGTGGGC includes:
- a CDS encoding acetylglutamate kinase translates to MIAGRRVTDEPTLDVMKMVVAGKLNVDLCAALVAAGALPIGLHGASACVVRGQKRPAVVAGGGPEPIDFGLVGDAWSGCGEELVAPLLSGRLPPGHRVSRRDRRGQVFNINADIVANRVAVFLDAAALVLVSDVPGVLGDVERSDADPRITMAEKAALISGGTVTKGMIVKLEESFSALVAGVRRIHVVGRLAPTDLFREIETPGSVGTVLSEA